The window GGAAATAGTTGATGCTAGTATCTTCCTTGGGAATGGTACCAACATTACTGATTTCCTCTGCGATATCATCTTGGAAAATGACACATTTTTCTGTGTGGCTGATGCACCTTATCCTTCTAAAGGTATGTATggaaaattgattttttccaGGCAGTTTTAGTTCTAGCTGGATGCAGAGATACTATAGAAAGAAAGAGCTAAGCAAGGCATTTTCTCTGAGAGAGTGCAAAATCAACTGCTTGCTTTTAAGTTAGTACGAGAAACAGGCAGCAAAAAATGTAGTATATGCTGGTTTTTCAAGTTCAAAATTGAACTAGGAAAAAATTTGTATATAATGGAACACTAAAACAGTAACACTTTGGAGCACAAAATGCAAACATCTCTGCTAAGAACTTGGAGAAGCATGATTTTTACTCAGTTCAGTAACAATGGAGTGATCAGATCTGATACCATGTATGAAAGTGATTTAATATGAAATCATAGCACTCTGAAGCTGAAAAAATCCATatattaaaatgtcttttgatTGCTTGATCTTTTCTTACTTCTGCATAAAATAGGATCTCCCATGGTGAGTAAGTGGTGCACAGTCAGTAGCATGAGAAGCACATACTTTAAGAAGTTGTATTTGACTCTCCAAATGTACATTGTATTGCTTATATTGTAGATTAATGCTATGCAATTTAGGTAGATCAGAATACATTTAAGAATTTCAGCActttcactgattttttgtTGGTGTAAAGACATAAACCTTCATAAAATTGAATACAGAAAGGCCTTTACTTTCTGATTAAAGGctgaaatatataatattaatcTGAGTTGAATACTGTGTAACTGATCTTTTCTTGTGACAATTTTCAGATTTGCATCAGATAATACGGATTCTGCTGTATTGCTTGATATTTCTGCTCAGCATTTTGGGGAACATTCTGGTGATTACGGTGCTGATAAGAAACAAGCGGATGAGAACAGTCACCAACACATTTCTGCTGTCACTAGCAGCCAGTGACCTGATGCTCTGCCTTTTCTGCATGCCTTTCACCCTCATTCCCAACCTgctaaaagattttatttttggaagtGCTGTTTGCAAAACTGCCACTTATTTCATGGGTAAGTCTGGGAAGTTTATACTTATTTTGAAGATTGACTAATGAGACAGGTGAGAAGGTATTTAAAGATCTGTAAGAGGCTGATTGTTTCCATCCACCATTGAAGTTACCAGTATTACAAAGAAACAACTTTGTAGTGCAAATCTTCATGGTTCTGGTGTCCTTGCTCTGATCCAACACAGAGGCACACACACTTAACTTTAATGACATACAGAAGTGTTTTGCTGGATGTGAAGATGTTGCATGATCAAACTTTAATGTGGAACCCAGCACATGCACTTGCTTAGCCATCACTGACAGGATTCTTGTCAGTGTTCAGATCACCCACCAGAAATGATGGGCTTGTACAAACTCAGTAAGGGCAGATTTTACCCACAGATTTTTGGCAGCAGTGatacataaaaaagaaaagagaaataggTGTGATTTGCAGAGCTGGAAGTTGGAGCAAGTACTCTTTGCGGACAGAACAGGTGTGATCAGAGCTCACCAGAAGACCATAAAACACAGATCTAGATTTTAGAGGCTGACTTTATTAAGCATCACTTTTTGTGCCTTGCCACACTCCTTTTGGTGTGGAGCTAGGATCTAGGATCTTTCAAAATGTCTGggttgtgtatgtgtgtgtaagtgatttttttgtctCACTTTCATATTTCCTCTGCATTTGCTTGTTTcttaaccaaaaaaaaccccaaacaaacaaaacaaaacaaaaccaatcaaagaaaaagaaaaagaaaaagaaaaagaaaaagaaaaagaaaaagaaaaagaaaaagaaaaagaaaaagaaaaaggaaaaaaagaaaaaaaggagaacatTATGTAaagtttctgctgctttgggagACCCTTAGTTGATTACAGAAACTTCAGGTCCCTTTTCAACCCATGCCCTTGAGAACTTTGATGTAATGTGAAAGTACACATTTAAAGTGTGCGAATGGGAAATCAACATCTTTTTGTAGATAAAACCAATAAAACTAAAGGCCATGTTTAAACAATTACAATGAATTGCTGGCACAAATACCCTAAAACATTACTGAAGCATTGTCATCTTCCTCTTATTGCATGCagtgtaaattattttataaaaaatccAGTGAAATAGACCAACATAAATTTTCTCATTATGAAGCTGTTTATTTTACGAGCCAGAAAGAGAAGATTTCCCACTAAATGTCCAGGTAACAGAGGCATCACCTGACAGATACTGACAACCATTGCATCAACTATattcaatttttcattttaagataTAGAAAGACAAATTTTCAATTACAGATGATTTCTGTAAGGCAAATCATAACAATATTGGCATTTTATAGTCTGACACATGTTCACAAAGACAAATAAAAGCTCAttcactgaaaggaaaatttatGGCAAAGTTAAGATGAAATACTGATAATTTTACAGTGGTGTACTTGGGCACCTcagtgacagaaacacagacaaccacaatatattttataaaatatgaaCAGAAGAAATTAAGGGTACTCGAAGGACAGAGATTCTGCTTCATGACTTcgttttttctccttgtttgtAACTTCATTAGCATCTAATTAAAAATTTGTAATAGATTTAACTCTCTTGAATGAGAAAATCAGATCACAAGTCAAGCAGGACgtcataaaaattaaaacaataaaaaagggaCTGTGAACATCTGTGTTAAGAGGGTAATTAACTGATTTCAAATGCTTTGTTTGAATTTCAGTGCAATTAGTGAACAAACCGCAGTAGCAAAGAGAATAATTAAGAGTAAAATTGTCTTCTTTCCCTGTTACCAGAATTTTATGATTTGACAGAGTGTGTATTTTTTCTTGGACTTTTGGAGCaagagaagcacagagcaggaatatcagtctggagcaggctggagagCCAGACCCACTGCCCACACATTCTTCACTGACTTCACCAGACTGGCATTTATAAATACTTTTGCTTAGAAATAGTTtgctatatttttaaatttttgtatgCATACAGCAAGCTAGCAGGACCATTTGAACATAACATAACCTTTGAAAGAAGAGGATaacctttttctttattttatatgtataGGTGTCTCTGTAAGTGTCTCTACCTTCAACCTGGTTGCCATATCTTTGGAGAGATACAGTGCCATTTGCAAACCACTGCAGTCCAGGGTCTGGCAGACAAAATCTCATGCCCTGAAAGTGATTGCTACGACCTGGTGTGTGTCCTTTATTATCATGTCACCATACCCAATCTACAGCAAACTGGTACCTTTCACCAAGTACAACAACACCACAGCAAATATGTGTCGGCTCCTTTGGCCAAGCGATGTCGTTCAACAGTCTTGGTAAGAATATCTGGCTGTCAGCAAATGTGTCATTATCTGCTGGAAAACAGGATTTCATGGTAGCAATAAGCCTATGAAAAATCAAGTATTAACCTTCAGCAAATGTTTATACTCTATTATTCTTATTTAAGATGTaagaaaaccccaacattttTAAGCTGCTTACATTTTGACATTTGAGTGACTTTCCCCTTGTCATAGGAAAGACTGCCCAAAAGGGCAATGATTCTCACACAGTGGTCTGCCAAGCCCCAGCTATCACTGTTGAAAGTGGGGTTTTCTTTCAGTAAAGAAATCATCTGTCACTTGTAGTAGGAATACTGCTTTCACTCATTTACATGTAAACTTCAACATTCTCCGAGAAATCCTTGATTAATTGTTGAGAAATAGAGACAAACCCCTCTGTGTGCTGCCTTGCCTGTTAATTTGTTTGAAGGTTCTCCGTAGCAGAGAAGTAGAATATGAAGCTGCAAATGTCTCATTTGAGAATCCTTTTGGTTCCTTATGGAGAATAGGGGCAGAGAGAAGTGGGGAGAGACAAGCTCCCAGTCCTGCACATCCAGGCAGGGTAAACAGCAGCACTATCAAACAGCAATAGTACTTAGACGTGATGTCCTTGCACGTTGACTAAACACTGACTGGCACTGAGAAAGcgtaagatttttttttgacaCTGAAGGTCAGTTGGAACTGGGAAAAAGATTAAAGTCTGCACCATTTTGGTATGGTATATCCACAAAGAGAGTAACTGTTACTCTAATGCTTTCAGTAGTAGTCTCAGGTATTTGGCAGCATGAGGAGGAAGTGTACAGGACAaattctcttctctgtggtCTCCTTACAGATTCCCAGGTGTGTTACTGAGTTTGCACCAAAGCGCAGGAGACACACAGGCTCATGGATGCATTTAAACATCATTATTTCCCCAGCTTGTCACCACATCAGAGAAGCTGACTaggagagcagcctgtgtgAAACCACATAAAAGCTGCTTACCTTACCAGAGAGATTGCCAGTCCTGGAATCCCTCCTCAGGAGCTCTTCATGGCTCCAGGGGTGAAGACCCAGGTTGTGGCTGCTCTGGTTTTGCCCACATGTGCCAAGGCCCTTTGGAAGTCAGATCTCTCTGAAGCACAATAATAGAATAATTTGCATTGAAAAAGACTTCTAACATAATTGAGTCCAGCCATTAAAATATGAACCCCTTTAAGAATCAGCAGGTGCTCATTTAGCTTCTGCAAGGCAATTTTTACATTGACCCAAACTACAGGGCATCCGATGCTCATCTGGTTACAGCAGGGAGTCCCACTCATGGGCAGAGAGAACCTCTGCCCCCTTTAACTGCTGTGGGAGTGCCCATCTCCTCTGGGCTGCATAGGTGGGATGAAAGATGGTTTTTGGCCATTATAGcctttttcctgctgtgcctttctGAGGGAAGCAGGAGAAGTAGGAAGCTTCAAACTTCTGAGGTGTCAAAATGATATTTTGTATtggcatgaaaaaaattaaaaaaatcttgaaatcCTGTCTTCTCTAATTCTCAGTTTATAAAAAggactttttctgtttttttgcCATTCCCTAGTCTCAGTGTGTCTTTTGATTCCTTAGGTACACTTTCCTGCTCCTCACGCTCTTTCTTATTCCTGGGATTATAATGATGGTTGCGTATGGTCTAATTTCTTTGGAACTCTACAGAGGAATAAAATTTGATGCCAGCCAGAGAAAATCTTCACGAGGTAACAGAACAATTTGGTTTGGGGTGGGCTTTTTTAAGTTATAGTTGAAGATGCGAGCAGTCATTTTAAGGCTAGTAAAAGGAAAGCTTTCTACTTGCAAAAGTGATCGTTATGGTCAGTTATGTCCTGAACTTGCCCGCTGCATTTCTTGATTACAGTTACACTGCTATTAGCAAATAAACCTTACTTACGGCTTGTTTGCAAAGATTCTGGGCAGAATACATaaaatttctaatttatttattatagaAATGCCAAGGTTTTTTTCTGGCCATGGATGAGGATCATTTTTTGTCAATAAATGTCACAATGAAAATTGTCAAATTAAAGTAGGAGCGTATAATCTTGAAAACTATCTTCTGTCCATACTGGACTAAGCAACATTCTTACACCTTTTGCATCAGTTTGTACAGAAGTAAGATGTGAGAATATTGGGAGACAGCGGATTCAGAGCAGCTGATAGCATGACTGACTCAGAAGCAGGCCAGTGCTTTCTTTGCAACAGTTGCTCAGCTATGAATTATGTTGTTTATTTAGACTTAGACTGCATTCTTCATTTTGTTATTTGGCCGACTGTTCAGAGCTATTTTGCCAACTATTTAAACAGCACTTTATATGTACAGAAAGAAGAATAAGTACCTGCAGCGCCAAATACGAGGATGGAGATGGATGTTACctcaacaaaaccaaaagaaaaaggaaaatgccgTTGCAACAGCTCTCTGCTATGAGCCACAACAAAATAGAGAGAGTGAGAAGCAACAGCTCTTCTGCCAACTTAATGGCCAAGAAACTTGTCATCCGTATGCTGATGGTGatagtggttttgtttttcatttgctgGACTCCCATCTTCAGTGTCAATGCCTGGCGCGCCTTTGACACGGCTTCCGCCGACCGGCGTCTCTCGGGGGCTCCCATCTCCTTCATCCACCTGCTGTCCTACACTTCTGCCTGCGTGAACCCCATCATTTACTGCTTCATGAACAAGCGTTTCCGCATGGCCTTCCTGGCCACGTTCACCTGCTGTGCCCGGCAAAAGCCCCCCGCCACACGGGGAGAGGCTGCCGAtgaagaggaggggaaaacGACAAGGGCTTCCCTCTCCAAGTGTTCCTACACACACATGTCTGCATCTGCACCCCCctgagctgcaccaggggaggcaATGAGTGGTGAAAGGTCTGGTCTTGGAACGTGACTGTGGCATCAGCTGAACGTCGTTCAGCCCTGAGTTAATGAAACACTTCAGCTGACAGTAAACACAGCAAGAATTTTATGGGAAATTGATGCTATCACTGTATGAGTGTTAAATCACTTTCCCTTCAAAAGTACAAAGGAGGGAGCTCTGAAGATAAAGGACTTTATGAAAAGCCTTAGAAGTTGCTCTATTTGTAACAAATTCCACTGCAAAAATGGGTGTCCTCTACATCAATGGCTTTGCTCAGTTTTCAGATGCAGTTCTGAGTATCTCAAGATATTTCAAAGATGCAAATAGATTCTTCTCAAACATGAATATATGTAATGCAGTCTTCACTTCACTAGCTATGCCTCATaagcaaaaatctttctgttaTATTTGTAGTatcttttcacatttttttagCTGAGCTAATACATGTTCAGATAATCTTGGTGCCGCTCTCACGGGAATTCTGGAATGGTGAGAATGGGCTTGTCCGTGTGAAATTAATGCTCTTAAgtagaataatttctttttaaaaaataaaataaaaataaatatcattGGCTTTGTGGGTGGAATGCTTTCTTCACTCAGGCAATAGCATAAATTAACataatttaatgtatttttcactGATATAAACCCCACAGAACAAGGACAAAGAAATGGCTTTCTTCTGTGCAGATGAAAGCAGCCACATATGCAAGTGGTGGGGTCTAAGATGAGCCACAAAGGCTCGTGTGGAAATCTCCACAGTGGGAAGCACATGGATGAATGCTTGGGATAAAGCAAAGAGGTGTGTTACAGAAGAGGCAGGACTGAAGACAAAGGCTGGTGCTCATGGCAGTCACATTTCACAAATTGGTTCACAGCCACTTCAGGCATGGCACTGCCAACATGGAAATAAAGGCATTGGGTGCA is drawn from Haemorhous mexicanus isolate bHaeMex1 chromosome 4, bHaeMex1.pri, whole genome shotgun sequence and contains these coding sequences:
- the CCKAR gene encoding cholecystokinin receptor type A translates to MEIVDASIFLGNGTNITDFLCDIILENDTFFCVADAPYPSKDLHQIIRILLYCLIFLLSILGNILVITVLIRNKRMRTVTNTFLLSLAASDLMLCLFCMPFTLIPNLLKDFIFGSAVCKTATYFMGVSVSVSTFNLVAISLERYSAICKPLQSRVWQTKSHALKVIATTWCVSFIIMSPYPIYSKLVPFTKYNNTTANMCRLLWPSDVVQQSWYTFLLLTLFLIPGIIMMVAYGLISLELYRGIKFDASQRKSSRERRISTCSAKYEDGDGCYLNKTKRKRKMPLQQLSAMSHNKIERVRSNSSSANLMAKKLVIRMLMVIVVLFFICWTPIFSVNAWRAFDTASADRRLSGAPISFIHLLSYTSACVNPIIYCFMNKRFRMAFLATFTCCARQKPPATRGEAADEEEGKTTRASLSKCSYTHMSASAPP